A stretch of the Pan troglodytes isolate AG18354 chromosome 20, NHGRI_mPanTro3-v2.0_pri, whole genome shotgun sequence genome encodes the following:
- the CCDC159 gene encoding coiled-coil domain-containing protein 159 isoform X33, translated as MIPDSQKLLRCELESLKSQLQAQTKAFEFLNHSVTMLEKESCLQQIKIQQLEEVLSPTGRQGEKEEHRWGMEQGRQELYGALTQGLQGLEKTLRDSEEMQRARTTRCLQLLAQEIRDSKKFLWEELELVREEVTFIYQKLQAQEDEISENLVNIQKMQKTQILTKMKQQGHETAACPETEEIPQGTSGCWKDDLQKELSDIWSAVHVLQNSIDSLTLCLGARPKASSLRGHKGHQCLSPPLPSWDSDSDSDQDLSQPPFSKSGRSFPPA; from the exons ATGATTCCCGACTCCCAGAAGCTCCTGCGATGTGAACTTGAGTCGCTCAAGAGCCAGTTACAGGCCCAGACCAAG GCTTTCGAGTTCCTGAACCACTCAGTGACCATGTTGGAGAAGGAGAGCTGCTTGCAGCAAATCAAGATTCAGCAGCTTGAAG AGGTGCTGAGCCCCACAGGCCgccagggagagaaggaggagcacAGGTGGGGCATGGAGCAGGGTCGGCAGGAGCTGTATGGGGCCCTGACCCAAGGCCTTCAGGGGCTGGAGAAGACCCTGCGTGACAGTGAGGAGATGCAGCGGGCCCGCACCACTCGCTgcctgcagctgctggcccaggagaTCCGGGACAG CAAGAAGTTCCTGTGGGAGGAGCTGGAACTGGTGCGGGAGGAGGTGACCTTCATCTATCAGAAGCTCC AAGCGCAGGAGGATGAGATCTCAGAGAACCTGGTGAACattcagaaaatgcagaaaacGCAG atcCTGACCAAGATGAAGCAGCAGGGTCATGAGACAGCCGCCTGTCCGGAGACTGAAGAGATACCGCAGGGAACCAGTGGCTGCTGGAAGGATGACCTCCAGAAGGAACTGAGTGATATATG GTCTGCTGTGCACGTGCTGCAGAACTCCATAGACAGCCTCACTTTGTGCTTGGGGGCCCGTCCCAAGGCCTCGAGCCTAAGAG GCCACAAGGGGCACCAGTGCCTGagccctccactcccctcctggGACTCTGACTCCGACTCTGACCAGGACCTCTCCCAGCCACCTTTCAGCAAGAGCGGCCGCTCCTTCCCACCCG CTTGA
- the CCDC159 gene encoding coiled-coil domain-containing protein 159 isoform X29: protein MIPDSQKLLRCELESLKSQLQAQTKAFEFLNHSVTMLEKESCLQQIKIQQLEEVLSPTGRQGEKEEHRWGMEQGRQELYGALTQGLQGLEKTLRDSEEMQRARTTRCLQLLAQEIRDSKKFLWEELELVREEVTFIYQKLQAQEDEISENLVNIQKMQKTQVKCRKILTKMKQQGHETAACPETEEIPQGTSGCWKDDLQKELSDIWSAVHVLQNSIDSLTLCLGARPKASSLRGHKGHQCLSPPLPSWDSDSDSDQDLSQPPFSKSGRSFPPGADPPRSPPPPISLLTCP, encoded by the exons ATGATTCCCGACTCCCAGAAGCTCCTGCGATGTGAACTTGAGTCGCTCAAGAGCCAGTTACAGGCCCAGACCAAG GCTTTCGAGTTCCTGAACCACTCAGTGACCATGTTGGAGAAGGAGAGCTGCTTGCAGCAAATCAAGATTCAGCAGCTTGAAG AGGTGCTGAGCCCCACAGGCCgccagggagagaaggaggagcacAGGTGGGGCATGGAGCAGGGTCGGCAGGAGCTGTATGGGGCCCTGACCCAAGGCCTTCAGGGGCTGGAGAAGACCCTGCGTGACAGTGAGGAGATGCAGCGGGCCCGCACCACTCGCTgcctgcagctgctggcccaggagaTCCGGGACAG CAAGAAGTTCCTGTGGGAGGAGCTGGAACTGGTGCGGGAGGAGGTGACCTTCATCTATCAGAAGCTCC AAGCGCAGGAGGATGAGATCTCAGAGAACCTGGTGAACattcagaaaatgcagaaaacGCAGGTGAAATGCCGCAAA atcCTGACCAAGATGAAGCAGCAGGGTCATGAGACAGCCGCCTGTCCGGAGACTGAAGAGATACCGCAGGGAACCAGTGGCTGCTGGAAGGATGACCTCCAGAAGGAACTGAGTGATATATG GTCTGCTGTGCACGTGCTGCAGAACTCCATAGACAGCCTCACTTTGTGCTTGGGGGCCCGTCCCAAGGCCTCGAGCCTAAGAG GCCACAAGGGGCACCAGTGCCTGagccctccactcccctcctggGACTCTGACTCCGACTCTGACCAGGACCTCTCCCAGCCACCTTTCAGCAAGAGCGGCCGCTCCTTCCCACCCGGTGCAGATCCTCCCCGGTCCCCCCCTCCACCCATTTCCCTCCTGACCTGCCCTTGA
- the CCDC159 gene encoding coiled-coil domain-containing protein 159 isoform X17: MPLLFPSKPPRLPMVPKSQVLSVTSKHSSPLLYTRLFLGQVSAVYSSLVQDPRARDLGTPCFWGHSEDCRLQARKPLETSSSKVKAKTIVMIPDSQKLLRCELESLKSQLQAQTKAFEFLNHSVTMLEKESCLQQIKIQQLEEVLSPTGRQGEKEEHRWGMEQGRQELYGALTQGLQGLEKTLRDSEEMQRARTTRCLQLLAQEIRDSKKFLWEELELVREEVTFIYQKLQAQEDEISENLVNIQKMQKTQVKCRKILTKMKQQGHETAACPETEEIPQGTSGCWKDDLQKELSDIWSAVHVLQNSIDSLTLCLGARPKASSLRGHKGHQCLSPPLPSWDSDSDSDQDLSQPPFSKSGRSFPPGADPPRSPPPPISLLTCP; this comes from the exons ATGCCTCTCCTTTTCCCCTCCAAGCCTCCCAGGCTTCCTATGGTCCCTAAGTCCCAGGTTCTCAGCGTGACGAGCAAACACAGCTCCCCATTACTCTATACCAG GCTCTTCCTCGGACAAGTCTCTGCAGTGTACAGCTCACTGGTCCAGGACCCCAGAGCCAGAGACCTTGGGACGCCCTGCTTCTGGGGACACAGTGAGGACTGCAGACTGCAGGCCAGG AAGCCCTTGGAGACCAGCTCTTCCAAAGTCAAAG CCAAGACCATTGTGATGATTCCCGACTCCCAGAAGCTCCTGCGATGTGAACTTGAGTCGCTCAAGAGCCAGTTACAGGCCCAGACCAAG GCTTTCGAGTTCCTGAACCACTCAGTGACCATGTTGGAGAAGGAGAGCTGCTTGCAGCAAATCAAGATTCAGCAGCTTGAAG AGGTGCTGAGCCCCACAGGCCgccagggagagaaggaggagcacAGGTGGGGCATGGAGCAGGGTCGGCAGGAGCTGTATGGGGCCCTGACCCAAGGCCTTCAGGGGCTGGAGAAGACCCTGCGTGACAGTGAGGAGATGCAGCGGGCCCGCACCACTCGCTgcctgcagctgctggcccaggagaTCCGGGACAG CAAGAAGTTCCTGTGGGAGGAGCTGGAACTGGTGCGGGAGGAGGTGACCTTCATCTATCAGAAGCTCC AAGCGCAGGAGGATGAGATCTCAGAGAACCTGGTGAACattcagaaaatgcagaaaacGCAGGTGAAATGCCGCAAA atcCTGACCAAGATGAAGCAGCAGGGTCATGAGACAGCCGCCTGTCCGGAGACTGAAGAGATACCGCAGGGAACCAGTGGCTGCTGGAAGGATGACCTCCAGAAGGAACTGAGTGATATATG GTCTGCTGTGCACGTGCTGCAGAACTCCATAGACAGCCTCACTTTGTGCTTGGGGGCCCGTCCCAAGGCCTCGAGCCTAAGAG GCCACAAGGGGCACCAGTGCCTGagccctccactcccctcctggGACTCTGACTCCGACTCTGACCAGGACCTCTCCCAGCCACCTTTCAGCAAGAGCGGCCGCTCCTTCCCACCCGGTGCAGATCCTCCCCGGTCCCCCCCTCCACCCATTTCCCTCCTGACCTGCCCTTGA
- the CCDC159 gene encoding coiled-coil domain-containing protein 159 isoform X5, producing MPLLFPSKPPRLPMVPKSQVLSVTSKHSSPLLYTSDPLLASLPRDPDYSVSCLYSPPSPSSVCLPANMKCDKYWGSSSDKSLQCTAHWSRTPEPETLGRPASGDTVRTADCRPGWGSGPSPHEAAPSPSPDLQKECCNDQEVLKRHHNVAKKPLETSSSKVKAKTIVMIPDSQKLLRCELESLKSQLQAQTKAFEFLNHSVTMLEKESCLQQIKIQQLEEVLSPTGRQGEKEEHRWGMEQGRQELYGALTQGLQGLEKTLRDSEEMQRARTTRCLQLLAQEIRDSKKFLWEELELVREEVTFIYQKLQAQEDEISENLVNIQKMQKTQILTKMKQQGHETAACPETEEIPQGTSGCWKDDLQKELSDIWSAVHVLQNSIDSLTLCLGARPKASSLRGHKGHQCLSPPLPSWDSDSDSDQDLSQPPFSKSGRSFPPGADPPRSPPPPISLLTCP from the exons ATGCCTCTCCTTTTCCCCTCCAAGCCTCCCAGGCTTCCTATGGTCCCTAAGTCCCAGGTTCTCAGCGTGACGAGCAAACACAGCTCCCCATTACTCTATACCAG CGACCCTCTTTTGGCCAGCCTGCCCCGGGACCCTGACTACTCTGTGTCCTGCCTCTACTCACCTCCCTCACCCTCCAGCGTGTGTTTGCCTGCTAACATGAAGTGTGACAAGTACTGGG GCTCTTCCTCGGACAAGTCTCTGCAGTGTACAGCTCACTGGTCCAGGACCCCAGAGCCAGAGACCTTGGGACGCCCTGCTTCTGGGGACACAGTGAGGACTGCAGACTGCAGGCCAGGGTGGGGCTCAGGGCCTTCGCCACATGAGGCTGCCCCCTCCCCCAGTCCAGACCTGCAGAAGGAGTGCTGTAATGACCAGGAGGTTTTGAAGAGGCATCACAATGTAGCTAAG AAGCCCTTGGAGACCAGCTCTTCCAAAGTCAAAG CCAAGACCATTGTGATGATTCCCGACTCCCAGAAGCTCCTGCGATGTGAACTTGAGTCGCTCAAGAGCCAGTTACAGGCCCAGACCAAG GCTTTCGAGTTCCTGAACCACTCAGTGACCATGTTGGAGAAGGAGAGCTGCTTGCAGCAAATCAAGATTCAGCAGCTTGAAG AGGTGCTGAGCCCCACAGGCCgccagggagagaaggaggagcacAGGTGGGGCATGGAGCAGGGTCGGCAGGAGCTGTATGGGGCCCTGACCCAAGGCCTTCAGGGGCTGGAGAAGACCCTGCGTGACAGTGAGGAGATGCAGCGGGCCCGCACCACTCGCTgcctgcagctgctggcccaggagaTCCGGGACAG CAAGAAGTTCCTGTGGGAGGAGCTGGAACTGGTGCGGGAGGAGGTGACCTTCATCTATCAGAAGCTCC AAGCGCAGGAGGATGAGATCTCAGAGAACCTGGTGAACattcagaaaatgcagaaaacGCAG atcCTGACCAAGATGAAGCAGCAGGGTCATGAGACAGCCGCCTGTCCGGAGACTGAAGAGATACCGCAGGGAACCAGTGGCTGCTGGAAGGATGACCTCCAGAAGGAACTGAGTGATATATG GTCTGCTGTGCACGTGCTGCAGAACTCCATAGACAGCCTCACTTTGTGCTTGGGGGCCCGTCCCAAGGCCTCGAGCCTAAGAG GCCACAAGGGGCACCAGTGCCTGagccctccactcccctcctggGACTCTGACTCCGACTCTGACCAGGACCTCTCCCAGCCACCTTTCAGCAAGAGCGGCCGCTCCTTCCCACCCGGTGCAGATCCTCCCCGGTCCCCCCCTCCACCCATTTCCCTCCTGACCTGCCCTTGA
- the CCDC159 gene encoding coiled-coil domain-containing protein 159 isoform X32, which yields MIPDSQKLLRCELESLKSQLQAQTKAFEFLNHSVTMLEKESCLQQIKIQQLEEVLSPTGRQGEKEEHRWGMEQGRQELYGALTQGLQGLEKTLRDSEEMQRARTTRCLQLLAQEIRDSKKFLWEELELVREEVTFIYQKLQAQEDEISENLVNIQKMQKTQVKCRKILTKMKQQGHETAACPETEEIPQGTSGCWKDDLQKELSDIWSAVHVLQNSIDSLTLCLGARPKASSLRGHKGHQCLSPPLPSWDSDSDSDQDLSQPPFSKSGRSFPPA from the exons ATGATTCCCGACTCCCAGAAGCTCCTGCGATGTGAACTTGAGTCGCTCAAGAGCCAGTTACAGGCCCAGACCAAG GCTTTCGAGTTCCTGAACCACTCAGTGACCATGTTGGAGAAGGAGAGCTGCTTGCAGCAAATCAAGATTCAGCAGCTTGAAG AGGTGCTGAGCCCCACAGGCCgccagggagagaaggaggagcacAGGTGGGGCATGGAGCAGGGTCGGCAGGAGCTGTATGGGGCCCTGACCCAAGGCCTTCAGGGGCTGGAGAAGACCCTGCGTGACAGTGAGGAGATGCAGCGGGCCCGCACCACTCGCTgcctgcagctgctggcccaggagaTCCGGGACAG CAAGAAGTTCCTGTGGGAGGAGCTGGAACTGGTGCGGGAGGAGGTGACCTTCATCTATCAGAAGCTCC AAGCGCAGGAGGATGAGATCTCAGAGAACCTGGTGAACattcagaaaatgcagaaaacGCAGGTGAAATGCCGCAAA atcCTGACCAAGATGAAGCAGCAGGGTCATGAGACAGCCGCCTGTCCGGAGACTGAAGAGATACCGCAGGGAACCAGTGGCTGCTGGAAGGATGACCTCCAGAAGGAACTGAGTGATATATG GTCTGCTGTGCACGTGCTGCAGAACTCCATAGACAGCCTCACTTTGTGCTTGGGGGCCCGTCCCAAGGCCTCGAGCCTAAGAG GCCACAAGGGGCACCAGTGCCTGagccctccactcccctcctggGACTCTGACTCCGACTCTGACCAGGACCTCTCCCAGCCACCTTTCAGCAAGAGCGGCCGCTCCTTCCCACCCG CTTGA
- the CCDC159 gene encoding coiled-coil domain-containing protein 159 isoform X15, with translation MPLLFPSKPPRLPMVPKSQVLSVTSKHSSPLLYTSDPLLASLPRDPDYSVSCLYSPPSPSSVCLPANMKCDKYWGSSSDKSLQCTAHWSRTPEPETLGRPASGDTKPLETSSSKVKAKTIVMIPDSQKLLRCELESLKSQLQAQTKAFEFLNHSVTMLEKESCLQQIKIQQLEEVLSPTGRQGEKEEHRWGMEQGRQELYGALTQGLQGLEKTLRDSEEMQRARTTRCLQLLAQEIRDSKKFLWEELELVREEVTFIYQKLQAQEDEISENLVNIQKMQKTQVKCRKILTKMKQQGHETAACPETEEIPQGTSGCWKDDLQKELSDIWSAVHVLQNSIDSLTLCLGARPKASSLRGHKGHQCLSPPLPSWDSDSDSDQDLSQPPFSKSGRSFPPGADPPRSPPPPISLLTCP, from the exons ATGCCTCTCCTTTTCCCCTCCAAGCCTCCCAGGCTTCCTATGGTCCCTAAGTCCCAGGTTCTCAGCGTGACGAGCAAACACAGCTCCCCATTACTCTATACCAG CGACCCTCTTTTGGCCAGCCTGCCCCGGGACCCTGACTACTCTGTGTCCTGCCTCTACTCACCTCCCTCACCCTCCAGCGTGTGTTTGCCTGCTAACATGAAGTGTGACAAGTACTGGG GCTCTTCCTCGGACAAGTCTCTGCAGTGTACAGCTCACTGGTCCAGGACCCCAGAGCCAGAGACCTTGGGACGCCCTGCTTCTGGGGACACA AAGCCCTTGGAGACCAGCTCTTCCAAAGTCAAAG CCAAGACCATTGTGATGATTCCCGACTCCCAGAAGCTCCTGCGATGTGAACTTGAGTCGCTCAAGAGCCAGTTACAGGCCCAGACCAAG GCTTTCGAGTTCCTGAACCACTCAGTGACCATGTTGGAGAAGGAGAGCTGCTTGCAGCAAATCAAGATTCAGCAGCTTGAAG AGGTGCTGAGCCCCACAGGCCgccagggagagaaggaggagcacAGGTGGGGCATGGAGCAGGGTCGGCAGGAGCTGTATGGGGCCCTGACCCAAGGCCTTCAGGGGCTGGAGAAGACCCTGCGTGACAGTGAGGAGATGCAGCGGGCCCGCACCACTCGCTgcctgcagctgctggcccaggagaTCCGGGACAG CAAGAAGTTCCTGTGGGAGGAGCTGGAACTGGTGCGGGAGGAGGTGACCTTCATCTATCAGAAGCTCC AAGCGCAGGAGGATGAGATCTCAGAGAACCTGGTGAACattcagaaaatgcagaaaacGCAGGTGAAATGCCGCAAA atcCTGACCAAGATGAAGCAGCAGGGTCATGAGACAGCCGCCTGTCCGGAGACTGAAGAGATACCGCAGGGAACCAGTGGCTGCTGGAAGGATGACCTCCAGAAGGAACTGAGTGATATATG GTCTGCTGTGCACGTGCTGCAGAACTCCATAGACAGCCTCACTTTGTGCTTGGGGGCCCGTCCCAAGGCCTCGAGCCTAAGAG GCCACAAGGGGCACCAGTGCCTGagccctccactcccctcctggGACTCTGACTCCGACTCTGACCAGGACCTCTCCCAGCCACCTTTCAGCAAGAGCGGCCGCTCCTTCCCACCCGGTGCAGATCCTCCCCGGTCCCCCCCTCCACCCATTTCCCTCCTGACCTGCCCTTGA
- the CCDC159 gene encoding coiled-coil domain-containing protein 159 isoform X31 has protein sequence MPLLFPSKPPRLPMVPKSQVLSVTSKHSSPLLYTSDPLLASLPRDPDYSVSCLYSPPSPSSVCLPANMKCDKYWGSSSDKSLQCTAHWSRTPEPETLGRPASGDTVRTADCRPGWGSGPSPHEAAPSPSPDLQKECCNDQEVLKRHHNVAKKPLETSSSKVKAKTIVMIPDSQKLLRCELESLKSQLQAQTKAFEFLNHSVTMLEKESCLQQIKIQQLEEVLSPTGRQGEKEEHRWGMEQGRQELYGALTQGLQGLEKTLRDSEEMQRARTTRCLQLLAQEIRDRS, from the exons ATGCCTCTCCTTTTCCCCTCCAAGCCTCCCAGGCTTCCTATGGTCCCTAAGTCCCAGGTTCTCAGCGTGACGAGCAAACACAGCTCCCCATTACTCTATACCAG CGACCCTCTTTTGGCCAGCCTGCCCCGGGACCCTGACTACTCTGTGTCCTGCCTCTACTCACCTCCCTCACCCTCCAGCGTGTGTTTGCCTGCTAACATGAAGTGTGACAAGTACTGGG GCTCTTCCTCGGACAAGTCTCTGCAGTGTACAGCTCACTGGTCCAGGACCCCAGAGCCAGAGACCTTGGGACGCCCTGCTTCTGGGGACACAGTGAGGACTGCAGACTGCAGGCCAGGGTGGGGCTCAGGGCCTTCGCCACATGAGGCTGCCCCCTCCCCCAGTCCAGACCTGCAGAAGGAGTGCTGTAATGACCAGGAGGTTTTGAAGAGGCATCACAATGTAGCTAAG AAGCCCTTGGAGACCAGCTCTTCCAAAGTCAAAG CCAAGACCATTGTGATGATTCCCGACTCCCAGAAGCTCCTGCGATGTGAACTTGAGTCGCTCAAGAGCCAGTTACAGGCCCAGACCAAG GCTTTCGAGTTCCTGAACCACTCAGTGACCATGTTGGAGAAGGAGAGCTGCTTGCAGCAAATCAAGATTCAGCAGCTTGAAG AGGTGCTGAGCCCCACAGGCCgccagggagagaaggaggagcacAGGTGGGGCATGGAGCAGGGTCGGCAGGAGCTGTATGGGGCCCTGACCCAAGGCCTTCAGGGGCTGGAGAAGACCCTGCGTGACAGTGAGGAGATGCAGCGGGCCCGCACCACTCGCTgcctgcagctgctggcccaggagaTCCGGGACAG atcCTGA